The genome window TGAAAAAAGTCCCGCATTTGCTCCACAGTGGTCAGCTTTTGTGTATTTGGGCCTTGCCTCACATGGATGGCACCGGATAAAACATAAGGTTTTTGTGTGCCTGAATTTACTTCTATTGCCCAAACGGTCTTTCCTTCAATTTCCACAGCATACATTTCAGCGGCAATATGTGGGTTGATTTCATTGATGGAATTTTGAATGGCCGATCTCTTTTCATTATTGACCCGGGCTCCATGTATTTCATTATCATCACTTACACCAATTAACAAGACCCCTCCGGCAGCATTGGCAAAGGCGCAAATTTCTTCGCTGATTTCCTTTAGCTTAGTAGGAACACGGATTTTAAATTCCGCATTGTAGCCTTCCCCTGCCTGTACGATGCTTTGTATGTCCTCTGCTGTGAGCTTTTTGTCCATTTTTAGTCAGGCTATTTGTTAAAAATTTTCCAGTGAATTTTCATGGTTCAGGTATAGTTCATAAAAACTTTATCAAATTACGTGAGCTTAACTTGCGTTCGTTTGAAGTTCTGCATCGGGGACTGGCGAACGAGAAGGTGAATGACTAAAAGAATTCAACTTTCAGCACACTCTATCTCCACGATAATCAATGATATAAATCATTGAGGTCATAGTTTACTCAAACCAACATCGCCAGCGGTTCTTCCAAATAAGCTTTTAGTGTTTGCAGGAATTTAGCTCCTGTAGCGCCATCTACCAAGCGGTGGTCGCAGCTCAATGTGATTTTCATAATATTTTCGGATGCCAATTCCCCGTCTTTCAAAACAGGCACTTCCTTGATTTTGCCCACTGCAAGGATACAGGCATCGGGCGGATTGATAATGGCCGTAAACTCATCAATATCAAACATGCCCAGATTAGAAATGGTAAAAGTATTGCCCTGCATTTCCTCAGTTTGCAGTTTTTTGTTTTTGGCTTTTTCAGCTAGCTTGCGCGTTTCCTGTGCGATGTGCGACAAAGATTTAGCATCGGTATATCTGAGAACAGGAACCAACAAACCCTCTTCTACGGCCACGGCCACACCAATATTCACATGGTGATTGATGCGGATTTTATCGCCCAGCCAGGAGGAATTCACCTGCGGATGTTTCTTCAAAGCATGTGCTGTGGCTTTTACTATAATGTCATTGAAGGAGATTTTCAGCGGAGCAACTTCATTGAGTTTTTTGCGCGCCTCCATAGCCCTGTCCATTTTCACTTCCATAGTGAGGTAAAAATGCGGGGCATTGAATTTGCTCTCTGCCAGTCTTTTGGCAATGGTTTTGCGCATTTGCGAAAGCGAAACATCTTCGTAACTTTCTTCCTGAACGACTTTTGGCAGCTCTATTTTTCCGGTTTCTTCAGCACCGCCTTTTTCTAGGTATTCTTCCACATCTTTTTTCACGATTCGCCCATCGTCACCGCTGCCTTTTATTTTGCTGATAGAAATGTTTTTTTCAGCGGCAATGCGCCTGGCCAATGGTGAAGCTTTGATTCTTCCTTCACTGCTTTCTACATCTGCCAGTTCAGGAGATTGTTTTGAGTCTTCTTTTTCTTCTGATTTCTTTTCTTTGTCAGCGGATTTGCTTTCTGCTTGTTTTGAAGCACCTGTGGGAATTTCTACTGCTTCATCCTCCTCCTCTTCAGATGCCTTTTCTTCGGCCTTCTCAGAAGATTTTTCTTTTTCCTTTTTCTCTTCTTCTTTTAAAATGGCATCTACATCTTCATCCTTATCTCCAAGGATCACCAGTATGGCATTGATGTCAATTGATTCTCCTTCTTTTGCACCAATATAGAGCAGTGTGCCTTCTCCAGGACTTTCAAAATCCATAGTGGCCTTATCGGTTTCTATTTCAGCCAACAAATCCCCGTTGGAAACTTTATCTCCTTTTTTCTTATGCCATGCAGCGATCACGCCTTCTTCCATAGTGTCGCTCATGCGCGGCATTCTTATAACTTCAGCCATTTTTCCTATTCTTTAGTAATTGAAAATTTCTTCCAATGTTAACTCTTTAAAAGTGCCAATGTTTTTGAGTACTTCCAAATCCATATCTTCCTTTTTGCCAATTACCAGGAAAGTATGTTTTTTGCCGGCAATTTCTTCCTGAAACTTTTCTTCCATTTTATCAATATTCCAGGAGGGTATTTCCTCGTAAAGTTTTTTATTGATGTCATAATCGATGCCGAGGTCGAGCAAGCGCTGGTAGGACCAAAATATTTCATCGCCTACGGTACGCTCACTTTCAATGTTTTTCATAGCAGATTCCTTAGCTGCTTTAAATTGCTTTTCAGCTTTGGGCATAGTGTTTAACAATTTGAGCATTTCGCTGCTTGCTTCTTGCAGTTTATCGGATTGTGTGCCAATATATGCAATGGAAAGGAAAGGCTCATCTGCTTTGCGCGGAGTACTTTGATAGGCATAAGCTGCATAGGCCAATGCTTTTGATTCCCTAATTTCCTGAAAAACAATAGAGGACAATCCGGCACCAAAATATTCATTGAAAAGCTTGTTGAAAGTCATCAGATCGGGAGTGAACTCCTGCCCTGTTGCTAAAATAATCATCTCGGTCTGTACCATATCGTAATCTACAAAATAGACTTCGTCTTTGCTTTGTCTCTGGACTTCAAATTTTAATGGTTCAGGATAAGCTTTTAATTCTGCAGGCACTTTGTGCAATTTATCAAGTACTTTTTTCACGGCAGATTTTTCTTCCGGTCCATAATAAAAGACTTTATGCTGGTAGGATGTCAGTGCATTGATCTTTTGAATTAGGGCATTTGGATCAATTGATTTCAATTTATCTTCCGACAAAATATTTGTGAATGGGTTTTCCTCACCATATTTGGCAAAATTGAACAAGCCCTGGCGCAGGATCACACCCTTTTGGAGTTTTTGATCTGCGCGATCCTTTAAAATTCCTTTTACCATTTCTGTATAAGCAGCTTCTTCAGGTTGAACTGATGCGAGCAAATGTTCAAAAAGTTCTACGCCTTTTTCAAAACTTTCCTGCAAACCACTCAACTTCACATAGGTTCTGTATCTGCCGGTATTTACACTGAAATCAAGCCCCAACTTGAAAAATTCTTTCTGTAAATCTTCGGGACTGTATTTTTCAGTACCAAGATAGGGCAGGTAGGAAACAGCCAGCGCCATTTCTTTATCGTGATCTTCGCCCATATCAAGAATATAATAGAGGTTGAACAATTCATTTTCCTCATTTTTGGTGTAATAGAAAGGAATATCTGATGCAAGGTTATCCTCTTTGATCTCTGATTCATAATCGATGAATTGAGGTTCAAGTCGTGGGGTTTCTTTGGCCTCAAATGCCTTGAAAAAATCGGATTGCCCCTCGCGGTCAATTTCTATAGAAGTAATCTGCGGTTTATCTACTTTATGCACTGTAGTGTCTTCTCCCAGGCGTTTGTATGACACCACATAATTGTTGCCATAATGCTTATTGGCAAATTCCACCACATCTTCTTTGGTGATCTTTTCCATCACCTCGTATTGCTTTACAATATCTTCCCAGGGCCGCTCTACAACAAAGGAATTGACAAATTTTGAAACCCTTGCATTGTTGTTTTCATAGCTTTTAATGTCTTGAAGCTTAAAATCTCTAACTACCGCCTGAACCAGCCAATCGTCAAAATTGCCCTGTTTTATTGAATCAAGTTGTGCCAGCAATAAGTCTTTTACTTCTTCCAAATCCTGTCCCTGCCGGGGCATTCCAAAGAGCATATGCGATGAAAAATCGTGCATCATGCTTTCGTAAGAAGCCGCTTTTAGTACTTTTTGTTTTTGCAATAAATCCAAATCTACTAAGCCAGCACTTCCGTTCATCAGAATTCCTGAAACCAGGCGCATCATCATGGCTTCTCGGCTACCCGCTTTGTCAAATCGAAATCCGATGTAAAGGTGTTCGGGCTGACTTCCCAGGGCGGTTTTTACTACCGGCTTTGTGATTTCTGGTTGTGCTTTTAGTTCAAATTCAGGGATTTCATTGGCTTCCCACGAGCCAAAATGTTTATCGATCAATTTAATGGTTTCATCAAAATCAAGATCACCGGCCAGGCAAATAGCTGTATTATTGGGTTGATAATAAGTGTTGAAATAATTATGAATATTAACTAAAGAAGGGTTTTTCAAATGCTCGCCTTCTCCAATTGTGGTTTGTGTGCCATATGGGTGCTGTGGATAAAGTCCTTCATTTAAATTTTTAAAAGATTTGCGAAAATCACTGTCCTGTGAGCGGTTGAATTCTTCATAAACCGTTTCCAGCTCGGTGTGGAATAGTCGCAACACCAGGGTGCTGAAACGCTCTGCTTCAAGTTCCAGCCATTTTTCCAGCTCATTGGCAGGGATATTATTGACATAAACTGTTTGATCTACCCAGGTATAAGCATTGGTGCCACTTCCGCCAATGGAAGAAATCATTTTATCGTATTCATTGGGTGCAGCATATTTAGAAGCTTGATAAGACACACTGTCAATTTTAGCATAAAGTGCTTTCTTTTTTTCAGGATCTTTTTCTTTGCGATGCAATTCATACAATGCAGAAATACTGTCTAAAAGTGGTTTCTCTTTTTCCCAGTTGATGGTGCCAAATTCATCTGTGCCCTTAAAAAGCATATGCTCTAAATAATGTGCTAGCCCTGTAGTTTCAGGCGGGTCATTTTTAGAGCCGGTCCTTACTGCAATATTGGTTTGTATTTTAGGTTCTTTTTTATTGACAGAAAGATAGACCTTCAGGCCATTGTCCAGTGTATAAATACGGGTATCAAGCGGGTCGCCTTCTACGGATTCATAAGGGTATTCAGGAGCATCAGCACTTTTTTCACTACTGCAGGCTGCAAGTAAAAAAAGACAGCTTAAAAACAGGGGGATCAGGTTTTTTTTCATGGGTTTAGTCTTTTAAATAAAGTTGTAATTTTTCTTTTAATAGTTGGAGGTCGGGGTTTTTTTCCTGCAGAAATTCCCATTTGTCTTTTGAAGTAAAAACTTTTTTAGGGGCATTGTTTTCAACGGATTTTTCTACTATTGATTTTACCGGTACTTTAGAACCAAGATATTTAAAAAATTTGGTCAGCACTTCCTCACTTCGCGACAAAAACAGTTCTTTACTTCCCTGAGTGTCAAAAATCAGGAAAACTTCTTTTTCAGCAAGGCGTACTTCAGAATGCTCTAATATCGGAAAAAATACGCTGTCATTTTTTTTGAAATCTGCACGGAGAGCTTCCCAGGCTTCTTTGAGTTGTGTTTCATCTATTTCAGGATCAAGAACAGAATTTTCTTCCGCTTCTTCTTTTTGCTTAGCTTCTTCTGAAGTATCAAAATCGCGATTTTTTAGGCGGGAGAGGTTTATCCCTGTATTAAGGCCATTGGGTTTGGTAGAAACAGTATTGCCCGAAAGCTTTTTATCTGTGGTTTTTGGCGCTTTTTTTTCACTATTCTTTTCTGTGTTTTCCGAAGTTTTTTCTTGTGCCTCAGCCGACTCCTTTTTGATTGAAATTTCTGTTTTAGGATTTTCCTTTTCCAGCGGAACTTCTGGCTCTGCTACTTTTGGAACTTCTTTACTTGTCTGTGTATGATTATTTTCTGTTTTGCTTTTCTGCTCAGGCTTCAGCGGTTTTTTTTTTAGCGCTTCGGGATTTAATATTCCGGGCAAATGGGCAATTTTCATCAGAGCGAGCTCTACTTGCAAGCGTTTGTTTCTGGCAGCTCGGTATTTGATTTGGCAATCATTGGCCAGGTCGAGTGCATTGAGCAAAAATGCATTGGGAATCAATTGCGCCTGTTGTTGATAGCGCAAGCTTAAATCCTTGCCGGCTTCAAGCAAATCTTTGGTTTTAGCCTCTTTAGTGACCATCAGGTTGCGGAAATGTTCGCTGAGTCCAGAGATAAATTCTTCCCCGTCAAAACCAAGCCCCAGGACTTCATCAAAGAGCAAAAGTGCTTCGGGTAGATCTTGTGCCATCAGCAAATCTGTAACTCTGAAGTAGTATTCATGATCGAGAATATTCAGATTGGTGATAACGGATTCAAAACTGATGCGTTGTTCGCTGCGATCTACCAAACGGTCGAACATGGAAAGCGCATCTCTCAATGCACCATCGGCCTTTTGGGCAATCATGTTCAGGGCATTTTCTTCAAATTCAATGCCCTCCTGCTTGCAAATATTCGCAAGGTGCGCCACAATGTCTTTAACAGAAATACGCTTAAAATCATAAATCTGGCAGCGAGACAAGATCGTGGGTAAAATTTTGTGTTTTTCAGTTGTGGCCAATATAAAAATGGCATAAGTAGGCGGCTCTTCAAGGGTTTTCAAAAAAGCATTGAAAGCCGATTGTGAAAGCATATGTACCTCATCAATGATATAGACTTTATAATCACCAATCTGAGGGGGAATACGCACCTGGTCAATCAGCATTTTTATGTCGTCCACCGAATTGTTGGAAGCGGCATCGAGCTCGAATATATTGATGGAATAATCGCGCTCATCACTTTCAGATTGCTTGTTAATGATTTTTGCCAATATGCGTGCACAGGTTGTTTTACCTACACCGCGCGGACCGCAAAACAAAAAAGAATGCCCGAGATGTTGGCTGTTTACAGCCTTTTGCAGCGTTTGAGTAACACCGGACTGCCCTACTACCTCGTCAAAATCCGAGGGGCGGTATTTCCGTGCTGATACTACAAATTTTTCCATTAATTAAATGCTTTGACTTTTTGCGGATTGAACAAATTTAAAGATTAGAATTGGCAATGAGAAGGATTGATAGAAAGCAAATTGCCAATTCTGCCTTTCTTTCAGATAATAAGCTTTTGTTAAAAACCCAGCAGAGCTGTCGTCTTTCCAAAAAGATATCAGCTCTTAGGTTAGGCTGAAACCCTCTCAGGATAAGTGGTCGGACGACTCAAAGTCGTCTGACCACTACACTTCAATGGAAATTCAGACTGTTAGGACAGGACAGCAAGTCTTAGAATAACCCTTTGCCTTTTCTCAGCAAAGCTGTCTACTGGTCGCCTGCCAGGCTCCAATGGGTCATGACCCATTGGAAAATGCAGAACGAAAGCACCCAGCAGAGAGCTGACATCTTTCCAAAAGATGTCATCTCTTAGGTTAGGCGCAAACCCTCTCAGGGCTTGTGGTCGCACGACCACTAAGCCGCCCATCATTTCAAAAATCTACTTTTCCACCATTCATTAAGTCGGGATTGGAAATTATATAGAGGGCGTATTTGGCTAAAGAATAGGGCGATTTAGTGTTTAATTTTTTGATGATGGTCCTTTTGTGTGCACGTACTGTATGTACGCTAATATGCATGTTTTCCGAAATTTCTTGAACCGATTTTTCGTTGCAGTACATTACTAAAACTTCTTTCTCGCGCGGGCTTAATTGATTGATTCTAATTAATTTTTTTTCCGTTAATTCAAAGTTATTGTTCTCGTGTTCTGTATTCTGTTTAAATTCATGATCAAAATATTCCCGAACATCCACTACTATTGAAACGGTTATATACCCTTT of Chitinophagales bacterium contains these proteins:
- a CDS encoding pyruvate dehydrogenase complex dihydrolipoamide acetyltransferase; translation: MAEVIRMPRMSDTMEEGVIAAWHKKKGDKVSNGDLLAEIETDKATMDFESPGEGTLLYIGAKEGESIDINAILVILGDKDEDVDAILKEEEKKEKEKSSEKAEEKASEEEEDEAVEIPTGASKQAESKSADKEKKSEEKEDSKQSPELADVESSEGRIKASPLARRIAAEKNISISKIKGSGDDGRIVKKDVEEYLEKGGAEETGKIELPKVVQEESYEDVSLSQMRKTIAKRLAESKFNAPHFYLTMEVKMDRAMEARKKLNEVAPLKISFNDIIVKATAHALKKHPQVNSSWLGDKIRINHHVNIGVAVAVEEGLLVPVLRYTDAKSLSHIAQETRKLAEKAKNKKLQTEEMQGNTFTISNLGMFDIDEFTAIINPPDACILAVGKIKEVPVLKDGELASENIMKITLSCDHRLVDGATGAKFLQTLKAYLEEPLAMLV
- a CDS encoding insulinase family protein, with the protein product MKKNLIPLFLSCLFLLAACSSEKSADAPEYPYESVEGDPLDTRIYTLDNGLKVYLSVNKKEPKIQTNIAVRTGSKNDPPETTGLAHYLEHMLFKGTDEFGTINWEKEKPLLDSISALYELHRKEKDPEKKKALYAKIDSVSYQASKYAAPNEYDKMISSIGGSGTNAYTWVDQTVYVNNIPANELEKWLELEAERFSTLVLRLFHTELETVYEEFNRSQDSDFRKSFKNLNEGLYPQHPYGTQTTIGEGEHLKNPSLVNIHNYFNTYYQPNNTAICLAGDLDFDETIKLIDKHFGSWEANEIPEFELKAQPEITKPVVKTALGSQPEHLYIGFRFDKAGSREAMMMRLVSGILMNGSAGLVDLDLLQKQKVLKAASYESMMHDFSSHMLFGMPRQGQDLEEVKDLLLAQLDSIKQGNFDDWLVQAVVRDFKLQDIKSYENNNARVSKFVNSFVVERPWEDIVKQYEVMEKITKEDVVEFANKHYGNNYVVSYKRLGEDTTVHKVDKPQITSIEIDREGQSDFFKAFEAKETPRLEPQFIDYESEIKEDNLASDIPFYYTKNEENELFNLYYILDMGEDHDKEMALAVSYLPYLGTEKYSPEDLQKEFFKLGLDFSVNTGRYRTYVKLSGLQESFEKGVELFEHLLASVQPEEAAYTEMVKGILKDRADQKLQKGVILRQGLFNFAKYGEENPFTNILSEDKLKSIDPNALIQKINALTSYQHKVFYYGPEEKSAVKKVLDKLHKVPAELKAYPEPLKFEVQRQSKDEVYFVDYDMVQTEMIILATGQEFTPDLMTFNKLFNEYFGAGLSSIVFQEIRESKALAYAAYAYQSTPRKADEPFLSIAYIGTQSDKLQEASSEMLKLLNTMPKAEKQFKAAKESAMKNIESERTVGDEIFWSYQRLLDLGIDYDINKKLYEEIPSWNIDKMEEKFQEEIAGKKHTFLVIGKKEDMDLEVLKNIGTFKELTLEEIFNY
- the dnaX gene encoding DNA polymerase III subunit gamma/tau, with translation MEKFVVSARKYRPSDFDEVVGQSGVTQTLQKAVNSQHLGHSFLFCGPRGVGKTTCARILAKIINKQSESDERDYSINIFELDAASNNSVDDIKMLIDQVRIPPQIGDYKVYIIDEVHMLSQSAFNAFLKTLEEPPTYAIFILATTEKHKILPTILSRCQIYDFKRISVKDIVAHLANICKQEGIEFEENALNMIAQKADGALRDALSMFDRLVDRSEQRISFESVITNLNILDHEYYFRVTDLLMAQDLPEALLLFDEVLGLGFDGEEFISGLSEHFRNLMVTKEAKTKDLLEAGKDLSLRYQQQAQLIPNAFLLNALDLANDCQIKYRAARNKRLQVELALMKIAHLPGILNPEALKKKPLKPEQKSKTENNHTQTSKEVPKVAEPEVPLEKENPKTEISIKKESAEAQEKTSENTEKNSEKKAPKTTDKKLSGNTVSTKPNGLNTGINLSRLKNRDFDTSEEAKQKEEAEENSVLDPEIDETQLKEAWEALRADFKKNDSVFFPILEHSEVRLAEKEVFLIFDTQGSKELFLSRSEEVLTKFFKYLGSKVPVKSIVEKSVENNAPKKVFTSKDKWEFLQEKNPDLQLLKEKLQLYLKD